The sequence GAGCGGTACGTGGAGAAGCCGCGCCACATCGAAATCCAGATCGTCGCGGACGAGCACGGGAACATCATCCACCTCAACGAGCGTGAGTGCTCCGTGCAGCGGCGGCACCAGAAGCTCATTGAAGAGAGCCCGTCCCCCGCGCTCACGCCGGAGCTGCGCCAGCGCATGGGCGAGGTGTCCGTCGCCGCGATGCGGAAGCTCCGCTACAACAACGTGGGCACCATCGAGTACCTGCTCGACGAGCGCGGCGAGTTCTACTTCATGGAGATGAACACGCGCATCCAGGTGGAGCACCCCGTGACGGAGCTGGTCATGGGCGTGGACCTGGTCCGTGAGCAGATCCGCATGGCCTACGGGCACCCCCTGCGCTTCAAGCAGGAGGACGTGCAGATCCGCGGGCACGCCATCGAGTGCCGCGTGAACGCGGAGGACCCCGTCACGTTCGCGCCGTGGCCGGGGAAGATCACCGGCTACAGCGTGCCGGGCGGCTACGGCGTGCGCGTGGACTCCGCCGCGTACGAGAACTACACGGTGCTGCCGCACTACGACAGCCTGCTGTCGAAGCTCATCGTCCACGCGGAGGACCGCGAGACGGCCATCCGCCGCATGCAGCGCGCGCTCTCCGAGTACGTCGTGGAGGGCATCCGCACGAACATCCCGTTCCACCGGGCCGCACTGGCGGAGGAGTCCTTCCAGGAGGGCAACTACGACACCCGCTTCGTGGAGCGGCTGCTGGCGAGCGAGACGGGTTCGCGCCGGCTCAAGAAGGCCGTGGAAGAGACGCCGTAGCGCTCACCGTGAGGGCACGGAACACCCGCCGGGCGGACGAGCGTCCAGGCGGGTGATCCAGCCCCGGGGGGTGGAAGGCTGTTTCTTGACCCGCGTTGGAGGATTCCGTTAGCCTCCAAAGCTCCCCCCCAGAGAAGGACTGAAACCCGCGAAGTTCCTCGGGGTTTCTGCCTGCCGGAAGCGCACGCTCGATGGACAAGAACAAGATCATCGAAGCCGCCGCGAAGCTGGTCGCGAAGGGCGCGTACGACAAAGCCATCAAGGAGTACCAGAAGGTCCTGGAGGTCGACCCGAAGGACATCCGGGTCCTCCAGAAGATGGGGGAGCTGTACCAGAAGAAGAACGACAACGCGCAGGCGGCGCACTTCTTCACCAAGGTCGCGGAGAGCTACTCCTCGGACGGCTTCTTCCTCAAGGCCGTCGCCCTCTACAAGCAGGTCCTCAAGCTCAACCCGAACCTGCTGGAGGTGAACCTCAAGCTGGCGGAGCTGCACCAGCAGCTGGGATTGATGTCGGAGGCGATGGCGTACTTCCAGATCGTCGCCAACCACTACGACAAGGCGGGCGACACCAAGTCGAGCCTCGACACCCTCAAGAAGATGGTGGATCTCGACCCCGAGAACGTGGCGTCGAAGATCAAGCTCGCGGAGCTGTACGCGCGCGAGAGCATGACGAAGGAAGCGGCGCAGGAGTTCAAGCGCGCCGCAGAGTACCTCAAGCGCAACGCCCGCGCGGATGACTGGCTGCGCGTCGCCGAGCGCCTCTCCGCGCTGGAGCCGGACAACCTCCCGCTCGCGAAGGAGCTGGCCGCTTCCTACCTGCAGCGCGGCGACCAGAAGCGCGCGCTCGCCAAGCTCCAGGTCTGCTTCAAGGCGGATGGCCGCGACGTGGAGACGCTGACGCTCCTGGCCCAGGCGTTCCAGGGGCTGGGCCAGGTCTCCAAGACGGTGTCCGTCTACAAGGAACTCGCGAAGATCCACCAGGAGCGCGGCCGCACCGCCGAGTCCGACGGCGTGTGGACGCAGATTGAACTGCTGGATCCGAATGATCCGGATCTGCTCGCGCGCCGGGGACCCGTCGCGGAGCCCGAGCCGGAGCCCGCTCCCGCCGCGCACCACCCCGCGGAAGAGGCCGCGCCCGCGTGGAGCGCTCCCGCCGCCGCCGCGCCCGCCGCCCGTCCCGCGCCCGCCGCGCCGCCCGCGGCCGTGGTGCCGCCTCCTCCCGCGGGGATGAGCCGCGAGCAGCTGGCCAAGCTGCTGACGGAGACGGACGTCTACGTGAAGTACGGGCTCCACGACAAAGCGCTGGAGCACCTGCGCAAGGTCTTCTCCGTGGATCCGGAGAACCTGGACGCGCACGAGAAGGCGTACCACATCTACGTGGCGGCCAATAACGGCGCGCAGGCGTCGGAGCAGTTGCTCAACGTGCTGCGCCTGTGCACGCGCCGCGCGGACGTGCAGCGCGCGCAGCCGTACCTGGCGACCATCCTCCAGGAGAACCCGGCGCATCCCGAGGTGCCTGCCTTCCTGTCCGTGCTGCGCGCGGAAGGGGGCTTCGTGGCGCCGGCGGCGACGCCGGGCGTGGAGTCGCTGGAGGAGGACGCCATCCTGGTGGACTCCAACGACGACGAGGTCCTCGTCGCGGAGCCGCCGGAGGACGCGCTCGCGCAGCCGGAAGGCGACGAGCTGGCGCTCGCGGCGCTGAGCCACGGTTCGGACTCGGATGAGATCGTCGACGACGAGGTCGCGGAGACCACGTTGAGCGGCGAGGAAGCCGTGATGGGCGAGCCCATCAGCTCCGCCGAGCACGACGTCTACGACCTGCCGCCGCAGGACGACATGGTGGTGGCGTCCGACGAGGACTCGCTGGTGCTCGCGGACGAGCCGGGCCTGGACGGCTCCGACGCTTCCGCGGGCCTGGACGACGAGCCGCTGGTCGCTCCGGACGACGCGCTGGCGTACGCGGACGCGGGCGGCGACGAGCCCATGGTGCTCGCGGACGAGCCGGGCGGCATGTCGCTGGGCGACGAGGAGGAGGCGCCTCCCACGCGCATCCTGTCCCCGTCCCGCGCGCTGCTGGAGGAGGCCGCGCCGGACACGTACCAGATGCCGACGCTGGACGACGGCGGCGACGAAGCCCTGGTCGAGCCCGGCATGTCGCTGGGCGAGGACGACGACGCGCCCACGCGCGTGGGGCTGGCACCGCTGGACGCCTCCGCGCTGGACGACGCCGGCCTGGACGAGAGCTTCGCCGCGCCCGCCGACGAGCCCCCGTACACGGGCGGCATGTCGCTGGGCGACGAGGACGACGACGAGCCCACGGCCGCGCACATGGTGCTCGCGCCGGTGGAGGTGCCGGCCTACGACGAGCCCCAGGCCGAAACGTACGAGGAGACGCCCGAGCCGGAAGCCGAGCCCGAGGCCCTGGCGGATGCGCCGGAGCCGGAGCCGGAAGCCGAGCCCGAGGAGGAGCCTGCCTCCGAGGAGTGCGACGAGGCGTCGTTCTTCCTGGACCAGGGCCTGCTGGAAGAGGCGCGCGAAATCCTGGAGACGGTGGCCATCGCGTTCCCGGGCCACGTGCGCGCCGGGGAGCTGATGGCGCGGCTGGAGGAGCTGGAGGCCGGCGGTGGCGCGGCCCCCGCGGACGAGGCTCCCGCCGAGCCCCTGCACGTGCCCTCTGTGCAGCCGGTGACGGAAGCGTCGCTCGACGACGGCGGTGGCGGCGACGCGTTCGACCTGGCGGCGCAGCTGGCCGGAGAGCTGGACGACCTGGGCGGTGAGTCGCTGGCGGCGGTGCCCCCGGCGGACGAGGACTTCCAGTACTCGGTGGACGAGGTCTTCGCCGAGTTCAAGAAGGGCCTGGCCAAGGTGGTGAAGCCCGAGGACGTGGACACGCACTACGACCTGGGCATCGCCTACAAGGAAATGGGCCTGCTGGACGACGCCGTCCACGAGTTCGACGTCGCCCGCCAGGGCTGCGTGGGCACGCCGCGCGAGCTGGACTGCCTGACGATGATTGGCATGCTCCACACGCTGCGCGGCAAGCCGGAAGAGTCCGTGCAGGTGTTCAAGGAAGGCCTTTCCAACGTGCTCGCGACGGGCGAGGTGGCCAAGGCCCTGGGCTTCGAGCTCGCGAGCGCCTACGACGCGCTCAACGAGCCGGGCAAGGCGCTCTTCCACTTCCAGCGCGTGGCCGCGATGGACGCGAAGTACCGCGACGTGGGGTCGCAGGTGACGCGGCTGTCGGCGGTGACTGCTCCGGAAGAGGACCCGCTGCCTCGCGCCGGCAAGGGCCCCGCGACTCCGGCACCGGTTCCTGCCGCGGGCGCGCCGAAGGCTCGTAAAGTAGGGTACGTGTAGCGCGTCCCCACGAGGCCCGGCGAGCGATGACGACCTACCTCGATTTCTTCGAACTCACCCAGGAGCCGTTCTCCAACGCTCCGGTGAGCCGCTTCTATTACAACTCCGCGCAGCACTCGCAGGCCCTCACCCGGCTGATGCACGCCGTGGGCTACATGAAGGGCCTGTCCATCCTCGTGGGCGACATCGGCGCGGGGAAGACGACGCTCGCCCGGCGCATGCTCGACTCGCTTCCGGAGTCCGAGTACGAGGCCGCGCTGCTCGTCATCATCCACTCGGGAATCACCGCCCAGTGGCTGTTGCGCCGCATCGCGCTCCAACTGGGCGTGGAGAACCCCGCGCAGGAGAAGCTGGCGCTCCTGTCGCAGCTCTACCAGCGCCTCCTGCAAATCTACGAGTCCGGCAAGAAGGCCGTCGTCCTCATCGACGAGGCGCAGATGCTGGAGACGCGGGAGATCATGGAGGAGTTCCGGGGGCTGCTGAACCTGGAAGTGCCGGAGCGCAAGCTCATCTCCTTCGTCTTCTTCGGCCTGCCGGAGATCGAGAAGAACCTGAAGCTGGACCCGCCGCTCGCCCAGCGCGTGGCGCTCCGCTACAAGCTGGAGCCCTTCACGGCGGAGTCCACCGAGGCGTACGTGAAGCACCGGCTGCGGCTCGCCGGCTGCCCGCGCATGCCGTTCTCGCCGGAAGCGCTGCTCGCCGTCCACGAGCACTCCGGCGGCACCCCGCGCGTCATCAACACCTTGTGCGACAACGCCCTCTTCGAGGCGTTCCTGGCGCGCTCGGAGACCATCAGCGCGGAGCTGGTGCACCGCATCGGGACGAACCTGGGACTCCAGGGCGGCTCGGCTGCTGCCCAGGCAGGCGAGCGAGCGAGCGCTCCCGCCACGTCGCTGCCCCGGACGGCGAACACGAAAATCGACCTGGCGGAGATCGACCGCTACCTCGAGGGACTCGGTAAGCTCTAGCGGCTTGTCCCTCCCCAGCCGCAACAGCGCAGCGCGCAAGGCGCTCTTGTGGGTGCTCCTCGTGGTGTCGGGGAGCATCCTGCTATTGCGTCAGCCGTTCACCTGGGACGCCGCCTGCACCGTCGCGCGCAGGCACCTGCCGGACCTGCTGGGCGTGGACATCGGCATCGGCCGGTGCGAGCTGGATCCGCTGGGCTCGCGCGTGGTGCTGCACGGCGTGTCGGTGTTCGCTCGCGGCACGGACACGCCGCTGTTCGCCGCGGACGAGGCGGAGGTGGCGCTGGGCTTCCTGTCGCCCCTGTCGCGCCGCCTCATGCTGGGCCAGGTTCGCGTGCGCCATCCGCGCGTGGCGTTGGATTTGTCCCGGCCCTCTTCGAGCCCGCCATCCTCCGACAGCACGTGCCCGCTCACGCCGCTGACGCGCGTGGGCGTGGGGCGCCTGGACATCACCGGCGCGGAGGTGCGCCTCGCACTGCCGGAGGGACGCGGCGTGGAGGTGGAGAACCTGGACGTGGGCTGGGTGGAGCACTGGGGCGTGATGGAGCTGGAGGTCGGCGCGCGGCGCGGCCTGGTGCGCCTGGGCGCGGGCGGCGGCGAGCTGTCGCTGGGACAACTGGGCTTCACCGGCGCGTTGGATCCCGACGAGGGGCTGCTGGACGTGGAGCGCGCGGAGGTGACGCTCGACGACATCACCGCCACGGTGTCCGGCCGCGTGGAGACGCTGTGCCATCCGGTGCTCGCGCTGGACGCGCAGGTGTTCCTGCCGCTGCGCACGCTGTCGCAGGCGAAGCTGCTGCCGCGCCCGGCCACCGGACACCTGTGGACGCGCCTGTCCTTCACCGGGAAGCCCTCCGCGCTGGCGGTGGGCGCGGACCTGTCCGCGAGCAACCTGGCCTATGAGCAGTACGGCCCGGTGAGCCTCAACGCGCGCCTGTCGTACGCGGGGGACCGCGTGCGCGTGGAGTCGCTGGAGGCGCCGCTGGGAAGCGGCAAGGTGAAGCTGTCGGGCGCGCTCCAGCTCACGCCGGAGCTGCCGGTGGACGTGACGCTCCAGACGGAGGACGCGTCGTTCGGGCGCATCCTGGAGCGAGCGGGCGTGGCGGGCTCCTGGGTGGACTTCCCCGCGACGGCGAACGCGCACCTCACCGGGACGCTGCTGCCCCGGCCGTCGCTGTCCGGGCCGCTGGACCTGCGCAGCGGCCGCTTCGTGCTGGCCACGCGCGCGTTCGACGCACCACCGAGCGCCGGCAAGACGCTGCTCACCTTCGAGCGCGGCCGCGCGCAGACAGCCGTGAAGCTGACGGGCGACCGCGTGTCCTTCACCCGCCTCACGGTGGAGTCCGGACGCTCGCGCGTGCACGGCGACGTGACGCTCTACTTCGACACCGCGCGCGGCCTGGACATCCAGGGCAACGGCGAGCTGGAGCTGTCGGACTTCGGCCACATCGCGGAGCTGCCGTGGTCCGGCAAGGGCTCCGCGAACTACTCCATCGTGGGGCCGTACTCGGACGTGAAGGTGGACGCGAGCCTGTCCCTGCGCGACTTCACCTTCTGGGGCTTCGGCCTGGGCGTGACGCAGGCGAAGCTGTCGTACTCCAACGGGCTCCTGTCGTTCCCGTCGCTCACCGGCCAGAAGGGGCGCACGCAGTACTTCGGCAAGGCAGCGCTCACCTTCGCGCGCCTGCTGCACCTGCGCCTGGACGTCACGGTGCCACAGGGGCGTACGGAGGACCTGGTGGACCTGGTGGCGGGCCTGAGTCCGTCCATCGCCGTGATTCAAGGCCAGTTCGCCGGCGCGGCCTCCGGGCGCGTGGAAATCGACAGCCCGCTGGAGAAGCTGGAGGGGCTGGTGGCCTTCGACCTGCGCGACACCACGTACCTGGGACGGCGGCTGGGCGCGGGCTCCGCGCGGCTGCGCTTCGTGGACGGCAAGGAGATGGTGCTGGAGCGCACCGTGCTGGACGGCCGGCTGGGGCGCAGCTGGGTGGAGGGCTCCTTCGGCTTCGCCACGGGCGCGCTGGACTACCGCTTCGGCGGCGAGAACCTGTCGCTGGCGGAGGCCGTGGGCCCGGAGACCGCGGAGGAGATGGGCATCCAGGGCGCGCTCGCGCTCGCGGGCACCGTGGCGGGCACGGCGGACAAGCCCGACATCCAGGCCACGCTGAAGGGGCCGCGCATCACCTTCGCGTCGCGCGACCTGGGGGCCATGGACCTCGCGCTGCACCAGGAGGGCAAGCAGCTGCGCATCACCGGCCGCCCCTTCCGCGACGCGCAGGGCTCGCTGTCCATGACGGTGAAGGAGCCCTACCTCTTCGAGTCCAACATCGACCTGCTGCTGCCGGAAATCCGGCCGCTGCTGCCCCAGGTGCCGGCGCTCGCGGGCGTCACCGGCATGCTCGCGGGGCGCGTGGCGATGCAGGGCCCGCTGTTGCAGCCGGAGGGCTACCAGGTGGGGGCCACGGTGCGGGAGCTGTCGCTCGCGCGGGGCGACCTGCGCGGCCGCAACCAGGGGCCCATCGTGCTGACGTACATCAACGGGCGGCTGGACGTGCAGCCCTTCCGCTTCAGCGGCGCGTCGGTGGACGTCACGCTGGGCGGCTGGATGAGCAAGCGCGCCATGAACATGAGCCTGCGCGAGGGGCGCATGGACGTGCGCCTCCTGGAGCCGCTCCTGCCGGGCATGGAGCGCGTGGGAGGGCAGCTGCGCGTGGACGCGGAGGCCACGGGTTCGCTGGACGCGCCGTCGGTGGTGGGCACCGCGGAGCTGTCCGACGTGCGGATGTCCATGCGCGACCTGCCGCTCACCGTGCGCGGCATGTCCGGCCGCTTCGAGATGACGGGCCAGCGCGTGCTGCTGGAGCACCTGCAGGCCCAGGTCAACGACGGCCAGGTGTCCGCGCGCGGCGACATCCGGCTGGAGCGCTTCGTGCCCAAGCGGCTGGCGCTGACGCTGCAACTGGATGCCGTGCCGTACCGGATGACGGAGGACCTGCCGCTCACCGTGTCCGGCCTGTTGCAGGTCGTGGGACCGCCCACGGGGCCCACCGTCACGGGCGGGCTGGACATCGTCAAGCTGCGCTACCAGAAGCCGCTCGACATCGAATCGCTGCTCAAGACGATGCAGAAGAAGCCGCAGCTCGCGGTGGGCGGCGGAGGCGAGCGCGCGAGGGACCCCTTCTTCACCTGGGACGTCAACGTGCACTTCGGTGACGTGCGCGTGGACAACAACCTGGCGAAGGCGCGGCTGTTGGGTGACGTGCGGCTCACCGGCACGGACGTGAAGCCGGGGCTTTTGGGCCGCGTGGAGGCGGCCGAGGGCAGCCAGGCGTTCTTCCGCAACAACCTCTTCACCATCGAGCAGGGGCAGCTGGAGTTCCGCGACGCGTCCGGCATCGACCCGGTGTTCGAGGTGCAGGCGCAGACGTCGGTGCGCGAGTTCGTGGTGAAGCTGCACGCCTTCGGCCGGCCGGCCAACCCGCTGGTGGTGCTGTCCTCGGAGCCGGTGCTCACGGAAGGGGACATCCTGTCGCTGCTGACACTGGGCGTGACGAGCGCGGACAAGGACACGGCCGCGTCGGCGAGCTACGGTCTGGCGGCGGAGGCACTCTTCAACGTGTCGGGACTGGACAGGCAGGTGCGCCGGTTCCTGCCCAGCAACCCGGTCCTCAGGGATTTGTCCCTGCAGATCTCCACCACCTACAACGACGCCACCCGGCAGGCGGAGCCCACCGCACAACTGGAGTCGAAGTTCCTGTCCGAGCAGCTTAAAATCGGGATGACCCAGCCTGTGAGTGGGCGAGGCACCCGGGCACGCGCTGAGTACCGCTTCGACGACCGTCTTTCCGCACAGGCCCAGTGGGACAACGAGAACAGCCAGGCGTCGTTCGGAAACCTCGGGCTCGAGCTGAAGCTGGGCTGGGAGGTCGAGTAGCCGCGCTGACCGCGGTGCTGCTCCTCGTGTGCGCGCAGCCCGCCTTCGCGGCGCCCACTGGCCACGACGACGAAGCGCCCGCGGTGGTCGCGGTGGAGCTGCACCTGCCGGAGGGCATGGCCGCGGACGGGCTGTCGGGGCTCGTCACGCTGCGCAAGGGTCAGGCGCTGACGCCCGGCGCGGTGCGCAAGTCGGTGGAGCAGCTCTTCGCCACCGGACGCTTCGCGGACGTGGTGGCGCTCACGCAGGACGTGCCGGGTGGGGTGCGGCTCGTCTTCCAGCTCACGCCGCTGCCCTTGCTGTCGCACGTGGCGGTGCGCGGCAACCACGTCCTCACGTCCGGGGAGCTGCTGGAGGCGAGCGGGCTGCTCCAGGGTGGGCCGTTGGATCCGGAGGAGCTGGACACCGCGGCGGCCTCCGTGCGCGAGGCCTACCAGCGCAAGGGCTACGACGCCGTCGACATCCGGGTGGAGGAGCGGCCGGTGCCCGCGGGCGGCGTCGCGGTGACGCTGGTGGTGGAGGAGGGCAAGCCCACGCGCGTGCGGCAGGTGACCTTCTCCGGCAGCCCCGCGCTGCCGCTGCCGCGCCTGGTGGAGGCGCTGGGGATGAAGCCCGGCGAGGTGTTCGACCGGGCGAAGCTGGACTTCGGGCTGGAGCGGCTGCGGGCGCTGTTGCGCGAGGGCCGGCACTGGCGGGCCTGGGTGGGCACGCCCACCGTCGTCGTGGAGGACAGCGAGGCGTCCGTGGCGGTGCCGGTGTCGGCGGGCCCCGCGTTCCACCTGCGCTTCACGGGCAACCGCCGCTTCCCCAGCTCGCTGCTGGCGCGCGTGGTGGCCTACGACGGCGAGGAGGCGATGGACGAGGCCGTGGCGGCGCGGCTCGCGCGGCGGCTGGAGGCGTTCTACCGGCGGCGCGGCTTCCACGACGTGCGCGTGCGGCCGCTGGAGCTCATCCGTCCGGACGGGGACGCGGCGGTGCTGGGCTTCCAGGTGGACGAGGGCGCTCCGCTGCTCGTGACGGACGTACGCTTCCACGGCAACGCGGCGCTGTCGTCCGAGCTGCTGCGCTCCATGCTCACCAACCAGGTGGCGGCGCAGGAGACGTGGCCGGAGCTGGACCTGGCCATGCGCGAGGATCCGCTGGAGACCGAAGGGCGCGAGCGGCGCTACGACACGAGCGTGGTGTCCCCGCCGGATCCGTCCACGGTCTACGTGGAGGACGCGTGGCTGGAGGCCGCGGACGCCATGACGACGGCCTACCGCGAGCAGGGCTTCGCGTCCGCGCAGGTGACCTTCCGTGGCCTCGAGGTGGATGCGGTCCGCCACACGGCGGAAGCGGACTTCGACGTGGAGGAGGGACCGCGCGCGCTGATCCGCGCGCCCATCTTCCTGGGCATGCCGCTGGAGGTGGATCCGGTCTGGGTGACGCTGCTGCTGCCCGCGGGGACGCCGCTGAGCTTCGAGAAGGTGGACCAGGCGCAGGCCGCGCTGGAGCGGGGACTGGGCCGCGAGGGCTACCTCTTCGCTCGCGTGAGCAACTCCGTGTCGGTGGAGGAGAACGGCACCTCCGCGCAGGTGACCTACCGCACGGACGCGGGGCCTCGCGTGCGCGTGGGGCAGGTGCTGCTCCAGGGGCTGACGCGCTCGGATCCGGACGTGGTGCTGGCGCAGTTGGACCTGAAGCCCGGGCAGCCGCTGTCGGTGGAGGCGCTGGCGGAGGCGCAGCGCCGGCTGTCGCGGTTGGGGCTGTTCCGGCAGGCGGAGGTGTCGCTGGCGGACCCCAACCGCCGCGAGGCCTCCAAGGACGTGCTGGTGACGGTGCAGGAGCGCCCGCGCATCGACGGCGAGGTGTCCGGTGGCTACTTCCTGGTGGACGGTCCGCGCATCACGCTGGATACCGCATGGCGCAACCTGGACGGCCGGGGGCTGAACCTGCTGGCGCGCGGCAAGGTGAACTACGCGGGCGCGAGCGCGGAGGCGCTGTCGTCGTCGCGGCTTCCGACCGGGTGCTCCACCGGTGAGCTGTCCGGCGAGGCGTGTGAGTCCGACCTGGACGGCTTCAGCGGCCTGGGCGGACGCGGCAACCTGGCGCTGTCCCAGCCCCGGCTGTCCTTCCTGGCGCCGCAGGAGATTGGCGCGCGGCTGGACCTGATTGGCGAGCGCGTGCACCGGCCGTCGTACCTGTCCACGCGGTTCGCGGCGGTGCTGGGTGCGGACTGGGCGCTGGCGTCGTGGGTGAACGTGTCGCTCCAGTACGAACTGGAGAACAACCGGCTGCGCTCGCGCGCGGGCGTGCTGGAGCTGATCAACCGCGCGGACCAGGAGCGCCTGCGCTACCCGTACGGTGACTTCGCGCTGCACTCGCTGCGCCCGTCCATGACGCTGGACTTCCGCGACGACCCGGCGAATCCGCGCCGGGGCATGGTGCTCAGCAGCAGCGTGGAGTTCATGCGCGGCATCAGCGTCCACCCCACGGACGTCGCGGGCAACCGCGTGCCGGAGTTCCCCATCGACGGCGTGAAGCTGTCCGGCAGCGTGAGCGCGTACGCGCCGCTGGGCCGCCGCGCGAGCGTGGCGGTGAGCGCGCGCGCGGGCACCATCGTGCCGCTGACGCAGGGGGCGCAGAACATCGGGTCGAAGCTGTTCTACCTGGGCGGCTCGTCCAGCCTCCGGGGCTTCCGCGAGGACGGCGTGCTGCCGCAGGACGTGCGCGAGGTGCTGCACCAGCGGCTGGCCGCGTGCCGCGCGGTCATCACCCCCGCGGGCTGCCCGGACGACCTGAAGGCGGTGCTCTCCGGCCAGGTGCCCGCGAGCCAGGGCGGTGAGCTCTTCACGCTGGCCAAGGCGGAGCTGCGCGTGCCGGCCATCTCCGCGTTGGACCTGGGGCTGTTCTTCGAGGCGGGCAACCTGTGGCAGGACCGCACGTTGTTCGACCCGGGCGTGCTGCGCTACGCGGCGGGCGTGGGCCTGCGCTACGTGACGCCCGTGGGCCCGCTGGCCTTCGACGTGGGCTTCAACCTGGACCGCGACGAAGCGCTCAACGAGGCCCCCACGCAGTTCCACTTCAGCATCGGGACGTTCTGACCGGAGGCCTTCGCTTGCGACCCGAACGTGTGCGCCGTGGAATGTCTTGGGGCCTGGCCCTGCTGGGCGTGGGCGCGCTCGCGTGTCAGCACGGGCCGGACGCCGCCGCGAAGGTGCCGCGTCCCGCGTGGATGCCTCCGGAGGGCAGTTGTCCCCGGGGCGCGCAGCTCCAGATGGAGCGGCTGGGGCTGAAGGTGGGGGACCGCATCCCCGTCATCGTGGACAGCATCCAGGACCACCCGGGGCCGGCCCGCTACAACTACAGCTTCGTCATCGCGCTGCCGCAGGCGGAAGGGGAGGCGAAGCTGCCGGGGGCGCGCATCGGCGGACGGCTCTACGTGACGAAGCACCGCGTGTTCGGCCGGTATGACCGCATCTTCACCCCGGAGAGCGGTGCCACGTCGGTGCCCTTCTGCGGCGTGCTGCTGGACTCGCGCTGGGACCGGGA is a genomic window of Corallococcus macrosporus containing:
- the accC gene encoding acetyl-CoA carboxylase biotin carboxylase subunit → MFKKVLVANRGEIALRVIRACRELGIATVAVHSTADANALHVRFADEAVCIGPPPSKESYLNVPQLLSAAEITRADAIHPGYGFLSENAEFAEVCENCKIRFIGPRPEMLRLMGNKVRARAAAREAGMPLLPGSPGVVKDPREAEAFAKEIGFPVILKAAAGGGGKGMKIVREPGVLAQAFSTAQAEALASFNNGDLYIERYVEKPRHIEIQIVADEHGNIIHLNERECSVQRRHQKLIEESPSPALTPELRQRMGEVSVAAMRKLRYNNVGTIEYLLDERGEFYFMEMNTRIQVEHPVTELVMGVDLVREQIRMAYGHPLRFKQEDVQIRGHAIECRVNAEDPVTFAPWPGKITGYSVPGGYGVRVDSAAYENYTVLPHYDSLLSKLIVHAEDRETAIRRMQRALSEYVVEGIRTNIPFHRAALAEESFQEGNYDTRFVERLLASETGSRRLKKAVEETP
- a CDS encoding tetratricopeptide repeat protein — translated: MDKNKIIEAAAKLVAKGAYDKAIKEYQKVLEVDPKDIRVLQKMGELYQKKNDNAQAAHFFTKVAESYSSDGFFLKAVALYKQVLKLNPNLLEVNLKLAELHQQLGLMSEAMAYFQIVANHYDKAGDTKSSLDTLKKMVDLDPENVASKIKLAELYARESMTKEAAQEFKRAAEYLKRNARADDWLRVAERLSALEPDNLPLAKELAASYLQRGDQKRALAKLQVCFKADGRDVETLTLLAQAFQGLGQVSKTVSVYKELAKIHQERGRTAESDGVWTQIELLDPNDPDLLARRGPVAEPEPEPAPAAHHPAEEAAPAWSAPAAAAPAARPAPAAPPAAVVPPPPAGMSREQLAKLLTETDVYVKYGLHDKALEHLRKVFSVDPENLDAHEKAYHIYVAANNGAQASEQLLNVLRLCTRRADVQRAQPYLATILQENPAHPEVPAFLSVLRAEGGFVAPAATPGVESLEEDAILVDSNDDEVLVAEPPEDALAQPEGDELALAALSHGSDSDEIVDDEVAETTLSGEEAVMGEPISSAEHDVYDLPPQDDMVVASDEDSLVLADEPGLDGSDASAGLDDEPLVAPDDALAYADAGGDEPMVLADEPGGMSLGDEEEAPPTRILSPSRALLEEAAPDTYQMPTLDDGGDEALVEPGMSLGEDDDAPTRVGLAPLDASALDDAGLDESFAAPADEPPYTGGMSLGDEDDDEPTAAHMVLAPVEVPAYDEPQAETYEETPEPEAEPEALADAPEPEPEAEPEEEPASEECDEASFFLDQGLLEEAREILETVAIAFPGHVRAGELMARLEELEAGGGAAPADEAPAEPLHVPSVQPVTEASLDDGGGGDAFDLAAQLAGELDDLGGESLAAVPPADEDFQYSVDEVFAEFKKGLAKVVKPEDVDTHYDLGIAYKEMGLLDDAVHEFDVARQGCVGTPRELDCLTMIGMLHTLRGKPEESVQVFKEGLSNVLATGEVAKALGFELASAYDALNEPGKALFHFQRVAAMDAKYRDVGSQVTRLSAVTAPEEDPLPRAGKGPATPAPVPAAGAPKARKVGYV
- a CDS encoding ExeA family protein, whose amino-acid sequence is MTTYLDFFELTQEPFSNAPVSRFYYNSAQHSQALTRLMHAVGYMKGLSILVGDIGAGKTTLARRMLDSLPESEYEAALLVIIHSGITAQWLLRRIALQLGVENPAQEKLALLSQLYQRLLQIYESGKKAVVLIDEAQMLETREIMEEFRGLLNLEVPERKLISFVFFGLPEIEKNLKLDPPLAQRVALRYKLEPFTAESTEAYVKHRLRLAGCPRMPFSPEALLAVHEHSGGTPRVINTLCDNALFEAFLARSETISAELVHRIGTNLGLQGGSAAAQAGERASAPATSLPRTANTKIDLAEIDRYLEGLGKL
- a CDS encoding translocation/assembly module TamB domain-containing protein, translating into MSLPSRNSAARKALLWVLLVVSGSILLLRQPFTWDAACTVARRHLPDLLGVDIGIGRCELDPLGSRVVLHGVSVFARGTDTPLFAADEAEVALGFLSPLSRRLMLGQVRVRHPRVALDLSRPSSSPPSSDSTCPLTPLTRVGVGRLDITGAEVRLALPEGRGVEVENLDVGWVEHWGVMELEVGARRGLVRLGAGGGELSLGQLGFTGALDPDEGLLDVERAEVTLDDITATVSGRVETLCHPVLALDAQVFLPLRTLSQAKLLPRPATGHLWTRLSFTGKPSALAVGADLSASNLAYEQYGPVSLNARLSYAGDRVRVESLEAPLGSGKVKLSGALQLTPELPVDVTLQTEDASFGRILERAGVAGSWVDFPATANAHLTGTLLPRPSLSGPLDLRSGRFVLATRAFDAPPSAGKTLLTFERGRAQTAVKLTGDRVSFTRLTVESGRSRVHGDVTLYFDTARGLDIQGNGELELSDFGHIAELPWSGKGSANYSIVGPYSDVKVDASLSLRDFTFWGFGLGVTQAKLSYSNGLLSFPSLTGQKGRTQYFGKAALTFARLLHLRLDVTVPQGRTEDLVDLVAGLSPSIAVIQGQFAGAASGRVEIDSPLEKLEGLVAFDLRDTTYLGRRLGAGSARLRFVDGKEMVLERTVLDGRLGRSWVEGSFGFATGALDYRFGGENLSLAEAVGPETAEEMGIQGALALAGTVAGTADKPDIQATLKGPRITFASRDLGAMDLALHQEGKQLRITGRPFRDAQGSLSMTVKEPYLFESNIDLLLPEIRPLLPQVPALAGVTGMLAGRVAMQGPLLQPEGYQVGATVRELSLARGDLRGRNQGPIVLTYINGRLDVQPFRFSGASVDVTLGGWMSKRAMNMSLREGRMDVRLLEPLLPGMERVGGQLRVDAEATGSLDAPSVVGTAELSDVRMSMRDLPLTVRGMSGRFEMTGQRVLLEHLQAQVNDGQVSARGDIRLERFVPKRLALTLQLDAVPYRMTEDLPLTVSGLLQVVGPPTGPTVTGGLDIVKLRYQKPLDIESLLKTMQKKPQLAVGGGGERARDPFFTWDVNVHFGDVRVDNNLAKARLLGDVRLTGTDVKPGLLGRVEAAEGSQAFFRNNLFTIEQGQLEFRDASGIDPVFEVQAQTSVREFVVKLHAFGRPANPLVVLSSEPVLTEGDILSLLTLGVTSADKDTAASASYGLAAEALFNVSGLDRQVRRFLPSNPVLRDLSLQISTTYNDATRQAEPTAQLESKFLSEQLKIGMTQPVSGRGTRARAEYRFDDRLSAQAQWDNENSQASFGNLGLELKLGWEVE